The Nitrosomonas sp. PY1 genomic sequence TCGTCTTTTATTGTTCGCAAAATTTCAAGCGGTGAAGGCGTAGAGAGAACTTTCCAGGCATACTCACCATTAATTGCGAGCATTGAAATTAAGCGCCGTGGTGAAGTGCGTCGCGCTAAACTGTACTATCTTAGAGATCGATCAGGAAAATCCGCACGTATTCGCGAAAAGTTATCGACTCGTACGCAAGCCCTAAAAGAATCGGTATCAAGTTCTGCTCAAACCAATGTTGTCGCAGAAGAGGTGGAAAATAGCGACGAAGCAAACAAATAAATAGATTGTGTAGATTTTATATTTATAAATGAGCACTCAAAAAAGCCATGCAAGAACTTTTATCTTGAGTGGCTTTTTAAATTGAGAATTATTATCTTTTATTCAATAAATCGAAAACATTTTCAGGTGGACGGCATATTTTAGCTTGATCACCGCGTACTACGATAGGGCGCTGCATTAAATCTGGATTATCAATCATCGCTTGCATGAGTTCTTCATCGGAAGCGTTTGCTAATTGACTGGCAGATGATTCGTCTTTACGCAAAATATCTCGTGCGGTTACACGCAATTTAGCAATTAGCTCTTTTAGTTCGCCAATCGTCAAAGGTGTCTCATAATAATTCACCGAATCAAATTCTTCTCCGCTCTCTGCCAGAATGGACAGCGTAGCTCTACACTTACTGCAAGTAGGTTTCTGGTAAATCTTTATTTTATCGTTCATTCATTGTGATGTTTAAAGTTTATGTTTATAGGCATAAACAGAATTGCACTAATTATCGGCATGATATTTTATTTGATGCCACATTCTGAGGATATCGCTTTATAAGCCGCTGAAGAACCGCTCAAACCAAAGGTATCAGCGGTGCTAGTGCCACGAGAAGAAACACCTTTCACAACTAAGGAGTTACCTCGTTTGATCGCATCTACGATTTTATCGTCAGTCGCTTGATCGCGCGCCCATGCTGAGTCATCCTGAGTAAAAAGCTGGAAAGTCAGATTATTTGCAGTAGCTGAGGCCTCACTACCTGTTTTATAGGTATAGCCCGATACATAACTAAACACATTTTTGCTTTTTTCTGATGGACGATGTGTAATTAATGCAAACACATCTCCTCTTTTCGAATAATTTCCAGAAGTTTTCTTAGGTTGGCTAACCATATAGCAAATTTTATTGCCATTCTCCATAAAAGTGTAAGCTACCCAATCACCATGCTCACCAATCATTTTCGGTTCCGTAGCATGTGCAACATTACTAAACAGAGGAAGTAGAAACATGCTAAATAGTAGTAATTTTGTATACTTTAATTTCATTTTTTGAAGAAACCTTAAAAATTATCAGGATGTCAAGCAATTGCCCAATGCCCATCAGCAATATGCCAGACAGTTAAAATTGATACTGTTTCGTTTTTATTGGCATCCTTCCATTTTATAAATATAAAATCCGCTTTTATTGATTTCATCAACTACATGGTCAGGTGCGCCCTGACTGTGGCAGAAACTGCATTCTTTACTAGTGACGACTGCTTCATTTTCACCGATTGAAGTAAGCCATTGTTTTGCATATTCAACAGCTTTTTTATCATCCTTTATGGACGTAAAAACATCAAAATGCATAGTGTGGCCGTCTTTGGCTTTAACGTAGGTATCATATACGTGAATTTGCATTTGCTTAATCCTTTATTACAAAATCAATTATTGTTCAGAAATATGCATGGCATCATGCTGCTACCTGAGTTGTTCAAATAACTTTTTTGGGACAGACAAAATACTATACCAAGTTATCAGCAAAACTTAAACTGCTATGCGCATAAAGAACAGGTGTATAGTCATGTTTTGAGTGTAAAAATTCCTGTTTTATAAGAAGAAATGGAAATAATTTTGAAACAAGGCGATTATTCATAAACCTTTTTCTTATCAGATTCTAAAGAATGGTTTTAGGAGTCATCGGGTAATAGTCTATCAGATCAGTGATTGGCTTAAGTTTTTGGTAGGCTGTTGAAAATCTGTTTGCCTTTGTTTTATGTCGCTTCGCTTCGAAATTGTTTTGCGAAGAATTGTTCCGGGAGATCAGTAATTCGGTAATAGTATGGTCTTCCAATGCTTAGTGTTTTGCTGGAGTTAAAGCAGTTAAAGCAAAAGGTGATGGTTTGCTGGTGTTTCCACATTCGCAAAGGTAAAATAACGCGGTTTGAACTCTTATTGGATGTTTTTATTGGGGCAAGCCAGAGTGACCCGGGAAAAAACTTTTCTTCTTTCTTGGGTCTGGCATATTTTAATTTAAATAAATTGATAGTCACTTCTATGCAGCCATGAAAGCTCTTTTTTTTCTCCGTCACTACAATGACATTGATCATATTACACCGGTTATTTACAAATGGATTCAGTCTGGTCATCAATGTGATGTGGTGTTAATTGGTTCTGCAAAATTTCGGCGCGATTTTCGTGTGCAATTTTTGAGTCAACTAAAAGGCGTCCGTGTGGCGCATATGCGAGAGCTGTTTTCATGGTTGCATTACATTAAATGGCGTTTGCAAATGTTATTGCTGACGCGGAACGTCCGACGCGTAAAAATTATTGGAAATTTGGTTGCCGCATTGGCAGAGCGCTTTGATGAAAAGAAACGTGAACCGTTATGGCGATATACAGCGAATTTTTTGCTGGAGCGCTGTTTTGCCGGGAGTAATCAAGGTGTAGTCGCTTTTGACTGGATTGAAAGAAATTCAGTGATTTGCGTAGAGTGGGTAGAGGTTGTTGTTGCAATGGCGAAAGACAAAGGATTTAGCGTTGTTTCATTACCCCATGGCGATAGCCCGCATGCAAGTCAATTAATCCGGAGAGGCGAAAGGCAGGTAGGACCGGACGCTTTGTTTTCTACTGCAGCGATTTTTGACAAACTGGTAGTGCCTAATGAATTGTGCGCGATACGTTTTCGCCCTTTTCTATCTGAAAATAAGATTGCTGTACTTGGTTCGCCGAGGTACTGTGAGGAATGGTTAAGCGTTCTTTCCGGCCTAATGCCGCCATCACCATTGGTGCGTTCAAACAGTCGACTTAAGGTTGTTATATTTTTGAGGAAAGCTAATTTCACAACCTTCTGG encodes the following:
- the rplS gene encoding 50S ribosomal protein L19; this encodes MNLIDQLEAEEIKRLNKDIPDFSPGDTVVVNVNVVEGDRKRVQAYEGVVIAKRNRGLNSSFIVRKISSGEGVERTFQAYSPLIASIEIKRRGEVRRAKLYYLRDRSGKSARIREKLSTRTQALKESVSSSAQTNVVAEEVENSDEANK
- the arsC gene encoding arsenate reductase (glutaredoxin) (This arsenate reductase requires both glutathione and glutaredoxin to convert arsenate to arsenite, after which the efflux transporter formed by ArsA and ArsB can extrude the arsenite from the cell, providing resistance.) — translated: MNDKIKIYQKPTCSKCRATLSILAESGEEFDSVNYYETPLTIGELKELIAKLRVTARDILRKDESSASQLANASDEELMQAMIDNPDLMQRPIVVRGDQAKICRPPENVFDLLNKR
- a CDS encoding invasion associated locus B family protein; this translates as MKLKYTKLLLFSMFLLPLFSNVAHATEPKMIGEHGDWVAYTFMENGNKICYMVSQPKKTSGNYSKRGDVFALITHRPSEKSKNVFSYVSGYTYKTGSEASATANNLTFQLFTQDDSAWARDQATDDKIVDAIKRGNSLVVKGVSSRGTSTADTFGLSGSSAAYKAISSECGIK
- a CDS encoding DUF2024 family protein translates to MQIHVYDTYVKAKDGHTMHFDVFTSIKDDKKAVEYAKQWLTSIGENEAVVTSKECSFCHSQGAPDHVVDEINKSGFYIYKMEGCQ